The following proteins are co-located in the Roseovarius arcticus genome:
- the addA gene encoding double-strand break repair helicase AddA, whose amino-acid sequence MMQRDDATLAQIAAAQPGRSTWLGANAGSGKTRVLTDRVARLLLNDVDPQHILCLTYTKAAASEMQNRLFKRLGEWAMLDSVKLASALQELGIESRLDDEALRGARRLFARAIEAPGGLKIQTIHSFCASLLRRFPLEAGVSPQFVEMEERTAQLLRTEIVEQIGAGPHAAKLTALAKYHTGETLDELTREIASRAPMFDAPRTEAGLAHALGLRPDVSRRSVEEEVFLGGETGLLGKLVTALASGSPNDIRAAAKLRRISCLDFGALPILEDVFLTKSGKAPFTVSSRTPTKPTRTALGPTMDLIDAWMHRVQDARPKRVALQALNLGIALQDFAQVFLPAYARAKQLRGWLDFDDLILRARALLTRSDVAAWVLFRLDGGIDHILVDEAQDTSPVQWQVIDRLAQEFTAGQGARDGTERTIFVVGDKKQSIYSFQGADPREFDRMQRDFAERLEAAGTPLQSQRLEHSFRSSSAVLDVVDATFRELEASGFAADQSHIPFFPDMPGRVDLWPINPEAPEAEAPPWHAPVDIKAKDDPSVILATQIADNIAHMIETRQPIPDKGGMRPVRAGDFLILVQSRSDIFHEIISACKARNLPIAGADRMKVAAELAVKDLAAVLSFLSTPEDDLSLAIALRSPLIGWDERQLYDLAQGRARKYLWEALRKRAAEFPETMEILNDLRNQADYLRPYDLIERILTRHDGRRRMLARLGAEAEDGIDALLSQALAYEQKAVDSLTGFLVWLETDDLEIKRQMDAAGNLIRVMTVHGAKGLEAPIVILPETGKRKNDVRAQVLDVGGAPLWRAKSGVIPDAQSEVIDRIKLAQSAERDRLLYVAMTRAEKWLIVASAKKPGDSGDSWYEKVAAGLTRMDAVPYRINGADGLRLERGDWTAAPSAPDHSAPPKVAVLPSYFQTHAPIPVDTPKPRSPSDLGGAKALPGDTGLVEEAAMLRGSRIHALLEFLPALPSHSWPGAAAHILPGAPDLDALLDEASRNIASKDLTVLWGAGALPEVGITADLPGLGRLQGVIDRLIVTADTVLIVDFKSNALVPDTPAGCPEGLLRQMGAYAAMAAQVWPERRIDTAILWTRDAILMPIPHDLVSDALHRAAAT is encoded by the coding sequence ATGATGCAGCGCGACGATGCGACACTGGCCCAAATTGCAGCCGCTCAACCGGGCCGCTCCACTTGGCTGGGGGCAAATGCCGGATCGGGCAAGACGCGGGTTCTGACCGATCGGGTGGCACGGCTGCTGCTGAACGATGTCGACCCGCAACATATCCTTTGCCTGACGTATACCAAGGCCGCGGCCAGCGAGATGCAGAACCGTCTGTTCAAGCGGCTGGGCGAATGGGCGATGTTGGATAGCGTCAAGCTGGCATCGGCCCTGCAGGAGCTTGGGATTGAGAGTCGGTTGGACGACGAGGCGCTACGCGGTGCCCGGCGCCTCTTTGCTCGTGCGATCGAGGCACCGGGCGGGCTCAAGATCCAGACGATCCACTCGTTCTGCGCGTCCCTGCTAAGGCGTTTTCCGCTAGAGGCGGGGGTCAGCCCCCAGTTCGTCGAGATGGAGGAGCGAACGGCGCAACTGTTGCGGACCGAAATAGTTGAGCAGATCGGGGCAGGACCGCATGCGGCCAAACTGACGGCGCTGGCGAAATATCACACTGGCGAGACGCTGGACGAGCTAACGCGCGAAATCGCCAGTCGCGCGCCGATGTTCGATGCGCCGCGCACCGAGGCGGGGCTGGCGCATGCGCTGGGTCTGCGCCCCGATGTCAGCCGCCGCAGCGTCGAGGAAGAGGTTTTCCTTGGCGGCGAAACGGGTCTTTTAGGCAAGTTAGTGACTGCTTTAGCATCTGGCAGTCCCAATGATATCAGGGCAGCGGCCAAGCTGCGCCGCATCTCGTGTCTGGATTTTGGTGCGCTTCCGATTTTGGAGGATGTCTTTCTGACCAAATCGGGCAAGGCGCCTTTCACTGTGTCGAGCCGCACGCCAACCAAGCCAACGCGAACCGCGCTTGGCCCCACTATGGACCTCATAGACGCATGGATGCACCGTGTTCAGGATGCGCGCCCCAAACGCGTGGCGCTACAGGCGCTTAACTTAGGCATCGCGCTACAGGATTTCGCTCAAGTGTTCCTACCTGCGTATGCGCGCGCCAAACAGCTGCGTGGCTGGCTGGATTTTGACGATCTGATCCTGCGCGCCCGTGCGCTGCTGACCCGGTCGGATGTGGCGGCATGGGTGCTGTTCCGCCTTGATGGTGGGATTGACCACATTCTGGTGGACGAGGCGCAGGACACCAGCCCGGTCCAATGGCAGGTTATTGACCGCCTCGCGCAGGAATTCACCGCCGGGCAGGGCGCCCGCGACGGCACCGAGCGCACCATCTTCGTTGTTGGCGACAAAAAACAGTCGATCTATTCCTTTCAGGGGGCTGATCCGCGCGAATTCGACCGAATGCAGCGCGATTTTGCCGAGCGGTTGGAGGCGGCAGGAACGCCCCTGCAAAGCCAGCGGCTGGAGCACTCATTTCGCTCGTCCAGCGCCGTCCTTGACGTGGTCGACGCCACATTCAGGGAGCTTGAGGCATCAGGTTTTGCCGCGGATCAGAGCCACATACCGTTTTTTCCTGATATGCCCGGCCGCGTCGATCTGTGGCCGATAAACCCCGAGGCGCCCGAGGCCGAGGCGCCGCCTTGGCATGCGCCCGTCGACATCAAGGCCAAGGACGATCCAAGCGTTATTCTGGCGACGCAAATTGCCGATAACATTGCGCACATGATCGAAACCCGCCAACCGATCCCAGACAAAGGCGGCATGAGGCCAGTGCGCGCGGGCGATTTTCTGATCCTCGTGCAGTCGCGCAGCGATATTTTTCATGAGATCATCAGCGCCTGCAAGGCGCGCAATCTGCCTATAGCAGGGGCCGACCGGATGAAGGTCGCCGCCGAACTGGCGGTCAAGGATCTGGCGGCGGTCCTCTCATTTTTGTCCACACCCGAGGATGATCTGTCGCTCGCCATCGCGCTGCGCTCGCCGCTGATTGGCTGGGACGAGAGGCAGCTCTACGATCTGGCGCAGGGGCGCGCGCGCAAATACCTGTGGGAGGCGCTGCGCAAACGTGCAGCGGAATTCCCCGAGACGATGGAGATCCTGAACGACCTTCGCAATCAGGCAGATTACCTGCGGCCCTATGATTTGATCGAGCGTATTTTGACGCGCCATGACGGGCGCCGCCGGATGCTGGCCCGCCTGGGCGCCGAGGCAGAGGATGGCATTGACGCGCTGCTATCTCAGGCGCTTGCGTATGAGCAAAAGGCGGTCGATAGCCTCACCGGTTTTCTCGTCTGGTTGGAGACCGACGATCTGGAGATCAAGCGCCAGATGGACGCAGCGGGCAACCTGATCCGCGTGATGACAGTGCATGGCGCCAAGGGGCTGGAGGCGCCCATCGTGATCCTGCCAGAGACGGGCAAGCGCAAGAACGATGTGCGAGCGCAGGTGCTGGACGTCGGCGGTGCGCCGCTGTGGCGGGCCAAATCCGGCGTCATTCCAGACGCCCAAAGCGAGGTGATTGACCGGATCAAACTGGCCCAAAGCGCCGAGCGGGACCGCCTGCTATATGTCGCGATGACCCGCGCCGAAAAGTGGCTGATCGTGGCTTCGGCCAAGAAGCCGGGCGATAGCGGGGATAGCTGGTATGAGAAGGTCGCAGCCGGGCTGACGCGCATGGACGCGGTACCCTACCGTATCAACGGCGCCGATGGCCTGCGGCTGGAGCGGGGTGACTGGACAGCCGCGCCGTCAGCCCCGGACCATAGCGCGCCGCCCAAAGTTGCCGTCCTCCCCTCCTACTTCCAAACTCATGCGCCAATTCCAGTGGATACGCCCAAGCCCCGCAGCCCGTCGGACTTGGGCGGTGCCAAGGCGCTGCCGGGCGATACCGGCCTTGTTGAAGAAGCGGCGATGCTGCGAGGCAGCCGCATCCACGCCTTGCTTGAGTTTTTGCCCGCCTTGCCCTCGCATAGCTGGCCCGGCGCTGCCGCGCATATCCTACCGGGCGCCCCCGATCTGGACGCGCTTCTGGACGAGGCGTCGCGCAACATCGCGTCCAAAGATCTGACGGTGCTATGGGGCGCAGGCGCCCTGCCAGAGGTAGGCATCACCGCCGATCTGCCCGGTTTGGGACGCCTTCAGGGCGTGATCGACCGCCTGATTGTGACGGCTGATACGGTGCTGATCGTCGATTTCAAATCGAACGCGCTCGTCCCAGATACGCCTGCGGGCTGCCCAGAGGGCCTTTTGCGCCAGATGGGCGCCTATGCTGCTATGGCCGCGCAGGTCTGGCCCGAAAGGCGGATCGACACCGCTATATTATGGACGCGCGATGCCATCCTTATGCCAATTCCACACGATCTTGTGTCAGACGCGCTCCACCGGGCTGCGGCAACTTGA
- the hslV gene encoding ATP-dependent protease subunit HslV: MASEQFPGWHGTTIIGVRKGGEVVIAGDGQVSLGQTVIKGTARKVRRLSPGGIDVVAGFAGSTADAFTLLERLETKLEATPGQLQRACVDLAKDWRTDKYLQKLEAMLIVTDGRDLYVITGAGDVLEPEHDVAAIGSGGNYALAAARGMIDTDRDAEAIARAAMAIAADICVYTNGKLTVEKIKG, encoded by the coding sequence ATGGCGAGCGAACAATTCCCTGGCTGGCATGGCACCACCATCATCGGCGTGCGTAAGGGCGGCGAAGTGGTTATCGCTGGTGACGGACAGGTCAGCTTGGGCCAGACAGTGATCAAGGGCACCGCCCGCAAGGTGCGACGCCTGAGTCCTGGAGGGATCGACGTGGTCGCTGGCTTTGCCGGGTCAACCGCCGACGCCTTTACACTGCTGGAACGGCTAGAGACCAAGCTGGAGGCGACGCCCGGCCAACTGCAACGCGCTTGCGTCGATCTGGCCAAAGACTGGCGCACCGACAAGTACCTACAGAAGCTGGAAGCGATGCTGATCGTCACAGACGGGCGCGACCTATACGTTATTACCGGCGCCGGCGACGTGCTGGAGCCCGAGCATGACGTGGCCGCAATCGGATCGGGCGGAAACTACGCGCTGGCCGCCGCACGCGGCATGATAGATACGGACCGCGATGCGGAGGCTATTGCCCGTGCCGCCATGGCGATCGCCGCTGATATTTGCGTTTATACCAACGGCAAGCTGACGGTTGAGAAGATTAAGGGCTAA
- the mltA gene encoding murein transglycosylase A, with product MIRAALSAIALAVPFIGPAALAEARYDIVDFADLEGWAADDHASALRVFNETCPDMDDIDWRSLCALAQQNPSARNFFELFFRPVLISEGRPALFTGYFEPELNGALHSGGRYRYPLYREPPESLANDPWISRREIETGETMKNRGLEIAWVDDPVELFFLQIQGSGRVRLPDGRTIRVGYGGSNGHDYRSIGAELVRRGVYNIHQVSAQVIKNWVRRNPVEGAELLLFNPSYVFFRRIDDLAPENGPRGAMNRSITAGRSVAVDPAFVTLGAPVWVEKDGEDPVRRLMIAQDTGSAIKGAQRADLFMGTGDEAGRIAGRMRDSGRMLVLMPIQRAYALAPDAI from the coding sequence ATGATCAGAGCTGCGCTGTCTGCCATAGCGCTCGCGGTGCCGTTTATCGGTCCCGCCGCACTGGCCGAGGCGCGCTATGACATCGTGGATTTTGCCGATCTTGAGGGCTGGGCTGCGGACGATCACGCCAGCGCGCTGCGTGTCTTTAACGAAACATGTCCTGATATGGACGATATCGATTGGCGCTCGCTCTGTGCGCTTGCGCAGCAAAACCCAAGCGCGCGCAATTTTTTCGAACTGTTTTTTCGCCCCGTCTTGATTAGCGAGGGGCGGCCCGCGCTGTTTACCGGCTATTTTGAGCCTGAATTGAATGGCGCATTACACTCTGGCGGGCGTTATCGCTATCCCCTCTATCGCGAACCGCCCGAGTCCCTCGCGAACGATCCGTGGATATCCCGCCGCGAGATTGAGACGGGCGAAACGATGAAGAACCGGGGGCTAGAGATAGCGTGGGTCGATGACCCGGTCGAACTGTTCTTTCTGCAAATCCAAGGGTCAGGGCGTGTGCGTTTGCCGGACGGCCGCACCATCCGCGTCGGATATGGGGGATCGAATGGTCATGATTATCGGTCTATCGGGGCGGAGTTAGTGCGACGCGGTGTCTACAACATCCATCAGGTTTCAGCGCAGGTTATTAAAAATTGGGTCCGGCGAAACCCCGTCGAGGGGGCGGAGTTGCTGCTGTTTAATCCCTCGTATGTCTTCTTTCGCCGGATTGATGATTTGGCACCCGAAAACGGCCCACGCGGGGCCATGAACAGGTCCATCACGGCCGGCAGGTCAGTGGCGGTCGATCCGGCGTTTGTCACTCTGGGCGCGCCTGTCTGGGTCGAAAAGGATGGCGAGGACCCAGTGCGGCGCCTGATGATCGCCCAAGATACCGGATCGGCGATCAAAGGCGCGCAGCGGGCGGACCTTTTCATGGGAACGGGTGATGAGGCGGGCCGCATTGCGGGCCGCATGCGCGATTCGGGCCGGATGCTGGTTCTTATGCCGATTCAGCGGGCGTATGCGCTGGCGCCGGACGCGATCTGA
- the hslU gene encoding ATP-dependent protease ATPase subunit HslU, whose translation MTDLTPREIVSELDRFIIGQSDAKRAVAVALRSRWRRRQLPDDLRDEVYPKNILMIGPTGVGKTEISRRLAKLARAPFIKIEATKFTEVGYVGRDVEQIIRDLVDSAIAMIREQMREDVTAAARTAAEERVITAIAGEDAREGTRDLFRKKLKTGELDDTVIELELADNSSPMGMMEIPGQPGGGQMGGVNLGDIFGKAFGGRTVKRKMTVAESYETLIGEEADKLLDDEAVNRAALEAVEQNGIVFLDEIDKVCARHDARGGEVSREGVQRDLLPLIEGTSVSTKHGAVKTDHILFIASGAFHIAKPSDLLPELQGRLPIRVELRALTEEDFVRILTETDNALTRQYTALMGTEEVTVDFTEDGIRALAHIAAEVNASVENIGARRLYTVMERVFEELSFNAPDRGGESVTVDAAFVEKNLGELSRSADLSRYVL comes from the coding sequence ATGACCGACCTCACTCCGCGCGAAATTGTCAGCGAACTGGATCGTTTTATCATCGGGCAGAGCGATGCCAAAAGGGCCGTCGCGGTCGCCCTGCGCAGTCGTTGGCGGCGCAGGCAGTTGCCGGACGATCTGCGCGACGAAGTTTATCCGAAAAATATCCTGATGATCGGCCCCACCGGCGTCGGCAAGACCGAGATCAGCCGCCGCTTGGCGAAATTGGCCCGCGCGCCCTTTATCAAGATTGAGGCGACGAAATTTACTGAGGTCGGATATGTCGGCCGCGACGTTGAGCAAATAATCCGCGATCTGGTGGATAGCGCCATTGCCATGATCCGCGAGCAGATGCGCGAGGACGTGACTGCCGCTGCACGTACCGCTGCAGAGGAACGCGTCATCACCGCCATCGCAGGCGAGGATGCCCGCGAGGGCACGCGTGATCTGTTCCGCAAAAAGCTGAAGACTGGCGAGCTGGACGATACAGTGATTGAGCTGGAGTTGGCCGACAATTCCAGTCCGATGGGCATGATGGAAATCCCCGGTCAGCCCGGCGGCGGCCAGATGGGCGGTGTGAACCTTGGCGATATATTCGGCAAGGCGTTCGGCGGTCGCACAGTCAAGCGCAAGATGACCGTGGCCGAAAGCTATGAGACCCTCATCGGCGAGGAGGCCGACAAGCTGCTGGACGACGAGGCAGTCAATCGCGCCGCGCTAGAGGCGGTCGAGCAGAATGGCATCGTTTTTCTGGATGAAATCGACAAAGTCTGCGCCCGCCACGATGCGCGCGGCGGAGAGGTTAGCCGCGAGGGCGTGCAGCGCGATCTGCTACCGTTGATCGAAGGTACCAGCGTCAGCACCAAACACGGCGCGGTCAAAACCGATCATATCCTGTTCATCGCGTCGGGGGCATTCCACATTGCCAAGCCGTCGGACCTGCTGCCCGAGTTGCAAGGTCGCCTGCCCATTCGGGTCGAACTGCGCGCGTTGACCGAAGAGGATTTCGTCCGAATCCTGACCGAAACTGACAACGCCCTGACGCGGCAATACACCGCCCTCATGGGCACCGAGGAGGTTACGGTCGATTTTACCGAGGACGGGATCAGAGCGCTTGCCCACATCGCCGCCGAGGTGAACGCGTCGGTGGAAAATATTGGCGCGCGCCGACTCTATACAGTTATGGAGCGGGTGTTTGAGGAGCTTAGCTTTAACGCCCCCGACCGAGGCGGCGAGTCCGTGACAGTCGATGCCGCCTTCGTCGAAAAGAACTTGGGCGAACTATCTAGATCCGCCGATCTCAGCCGCTATGTGCTTTAA
- the trxA gene encoding thioredoxin, with the protein MATVAVTDDTFDAEVKNSDIPVVVDFWAEWCGPCKQIGPALEELSNEMDGKIKVVKVDIDSNQGMASNLGVRGIPALFIFKNGEVVSNLSGAKPKAALQKWIEDAI; encoded by the coding sequence ATGGCCACAGTTGCCGTCACAGACGATACCTTCGACGCCGAAGTAAAGAATTCCGATATCCCCGTTGTTGTGGATTTCTGGGCAGAATGGTGCGGACCTTGCAAGCAGATCGGCCCGGCACTGGAAGAGCTGTCGAACGAGATGGATGGCAAGATTAAAGTGGTCAAGGTCGACATTGATAGCAATCAGGGCATGGCCAGCAATCTAGGCGTGCGCGGCATTCCGGCGCTGTTCATCTTCAAGAATGGTGAAGTCGTATCGAACCTTTCGGGCGCAAAACCCAAGGCTGCGCTGCAGAAATGGATCGAAGACGCGATCTGA
- a CDS encoding Tim44/TimA family putative adaptor protein, producing the protein MNSPILQLLVLAGIAVFLILRLRSVLGTRDGHEPAPSSKTGPSPRPHKLEVIEGGPDRDITDHVPEDGETAAALAEMKRAEPSFGVGDFLSGARGAYEMILMAFERGDMEGVKDFLSEDVYASFAEVVADREKQGLTIEAEFIGIRDMTLANASFENSVAEITVKFVGELVSVVRGKDGEIVEGEPSKAKRQKDVWTFERSMGADDPNWRLVATGE; encoded by the coding sequence ATGAACTCGCCTATTTTGCAGCTTTTGGTTCTCGCCGGCATTGCTGTCTTCCTGATCCTCAGGCTGAGGAGTGTGCTGGGCACACGTGACGGTCACGAACCAGCACCCAGCTCAAAGACCGGACCGTCCCCCCGGCCCCATAAACTTGAGGTTATTGAGGGCGGGCCGGACCGCGACATTACCGACCACGTCCCAGAGGATGGCGAAACCGCCGCTGCACTGGCCGAGATGAAGCGTGCCGAGCCATCATTCGGCGTTGGCGATTTTCTGAGCGGTGCGCGCGGCGCGTATGAGATGATCCTGATGGCTTTCGAACGCGGGGATATGGAGGGGGTCAAGGATTTCTTGTCCGAGGACGTCTATGCCTCCTTTGCCGAGGTCGTGGCTGATCGCGAGAAACAAGGCTTGACCATTGAGGCCGAGTTTATCGGTATCCGTGATATGACCCTCGCCAATGCCAGCTTTGAGAACAGTGTGGCTGAAATAACGGTCAAGTTCGTAGGCGAGCTGGTATCTGTGGTGCGCGGCAAAGACGGCGAGATTGTCGAGGGCGAGCCGAGCAAGGCCAAGCGCCAAAAGGACGTCTGGACGTTCGAGCGGAGCATGGGCGCGGACGACCCCAATTGGCGGCTCGTCGCCACCGGCGAATGA
- a CDS encoding FxsA family protein codes for MWLLIAFMIIPIIEIGLFIQVGGLIGLWPTLAIVILTAILGTWLVRTQGALALSELRGSFSGQSDPTEALAHGAMILIAGVLLVTPGFFTDALGFALLTPPFRRAAFAYLRKRVKVQSFSTGAAPRRSQDPNTIEGDFTEVSPDDKPRKPSGWTRD; via the coding sequence ATGTGGCTACTCATTGCATTCATGATCATCCCGATTATCGAGATCGGCCTTTTCATTCAGGTCGGCGGGCTGATCGGGTTGTGGCCCACGCTGGCCATTGTAATCCTGACCGCAATCTTGGGGACGTGGCTGGTAAGAACGCAAGGTGCGCTGGCCCTGAGTGAGCTACGCGGCTCATTTTCGGGCCAAAGCGATCCGACAGAGGCCTTGGCGCATGGTGCGATGATCCTGATTGCGGGCGTATTGCTTGTCACGCCCGGATTTTTCACCGACGCACTGGGATTTGCGCTGCTGACGCCGCCTTTTCGGCGGGCCGCATTCGCCTATTTGCGCAAGCGGGTCAAAGTTCAGAGCTTTAGCACCGGCGCTGCCCCGCGCCGCAGCCAGGATCCGAATACGATTGAGGGCGATTTTACCGAGGTGTCACCCGACGATAAGCCGAGGAAGCCGTCTGGATGGACCAGGGATTGA
- a CDS encoding MFS transporter produces the protein MQTLTFIRDNARWLAAGVLLTFLSSFGQTFFISIFAGEIREGFGLSHGQWGGIYSLGTTVSAIVMVWAGGLTDIFRVRAIGAVILVMLALACVAMALNPVWWLLPPVIFALRFTGQGMSSHIATVAMARWFIAARGRALSVSILGFSLGEAVLPILFVALMLVMDWHLLWLVAAAIALIGAPILLLLLRQERTPQSHAQSGQSMGMEARYWTRNQTFRHWLFWFMIPSLLGPSAFNTAFFFHQVHIAEVKSLSHVELVAMFPIYTAVSIAAMMLSGWALDKVGTARLIPWMQLPMVAAFVLFAYANGTWGMLVGFLFLGMNTGMNNTLPAAFWAEFYGTRHIGSIKAMAAAVMVLGSAIGPGISGLAIDLGVRIEVQFLWIAVFFVISTVSMAIGVNRAKGLLPGAP, from the coding sequence ATGCAAACGCTGACCTTCATACGCGACAATGCACGCTGGCTTGCCGCTGGTGTTTTGCTGACGTTTCTCAGCAGCTTTGGGCAGACCTTCTTTATCTCGATCTTTGCCGGGGAAATCCGCGAGGGGTTTGGTCTTAGCCATGGGCAATGGGGCGGGATCTATTCGCTGGGCACAACCGTGTCGGCAATTGTGATGGTCTGGGCCGGCGGGCTTACAGATATCTTTCGCGTGCGTGCTATTGGGGCGGTCATCCTCGTGATGTTGGCGCTGGCCTGTGTTGCCATGGCATTAAATCCCGTGTGGTGGCTGCTGCCACCCGTGATCTTTGCGTTGCGGTTCACCGGGCAGGGGATGAGCAGCCATATAGCGACCGTCGCCATGGCCCGCTGGTTCATCGCAGCGCGGGGCCGCGCGCTATCAGTCTCTATACTGGGCTTTTCGCTGGGCGAGGCGGTGCTGCCTATCCTCTTTGTCGCGCTCATGCTGGTGATGGACTGGCATCTGCTGTGGCTGGTCGCGGCCGCAATCGCACTCATTGGCGCGCCTATCTTGCTGCTTTTGCTGCGCCAAGAGCGAACTCCGCAAAGCCATGCGCAATCAGGCCAAAGTATGGGGATGGAGGCGCGATACTGGACGCGTAATCAGACATTCCGGCACTGGCTTTTCTGGTTCATGATCCCCTCGCTGCTGGGGCCGTCCGCTTTCAATACCGCCTTCTTCTTTCATCAGGTCCACATCGCCGAGGTTAAATCGTTGTCCCATGTCGAGTTGGTGGCAATGTTCCCGATCTACACCGCCGTTAGCATCGCCGCGATGATGCTCAGCGGTTGGGCGCTGGACAAGGTTGGGACAGCGCGCCTGATACCGTGGATGCAATTACCGATGGTGGCGGCCTTCGTCCTCTTTGCCTATGCGAACGGCACATGGGGGATGCTGGTCGGCTTTCTGTTTCTTGGGATGAACACCGGGATGAACAATACGCTGCCCGCAGCCTTCTGGGCCGAATTCTATGGTACGCGCCATATCGGCTCTATCAAGGCAATGGCAGCGGCGGTCATGGTACTGGGATCAGCCATCGGACCCGGTATTTCAGGGCTGGCGATCGATTTAGGCGTGCGAATCGAGGTGCAGTTTTTGTGGATCGCAGTCTTCTTTGTGATCTCAACAGTGTCCATGGCGATAGGCGTCAACCGCGCCAAGGGTCTGCTACCTGGGGCGCCTTAG
- a CDS encoding Smr/MutS family protein, translating into MSRRRLRPDELDLWRQVARTAEPLHPAQARPKATLPVGARPEPPERVGPAPIQHFTVGQTSARGGPSHDVLPGLTDRMQAQPVTMDRKAYDKLKRGKLAPEARIDLHGMTVDRAHGALSGFIMRTHSDGKRLVLVITGKGRRSDAGGPIPVRQGVLRHNVPHWLSLPPLAGLVMQVTNAHNRHGGGGAYYVYLRRPR; encoded by the coding sequence ATGAGCCGCAGGCGCCTGAGACCCGACGAGCTTGACCTGTGGCGACAGGTTGCCCGCACAGCCGAGCCGCTACACCCTGCGCAGGCCCGCCCCAAGGCCACGCTTCCTGTGGGCGCCCGGCCGGAACCCCCCGAGCGCGTCGGCCCTGCGCCAATCCAGCATTTCACCGTGGGACAAACGTCGGCGCGCGGTGGCCCGTCGCATGACGTGCTGCCTGGCCTCACCGATAGGATGCAGGCGCAGCCTGTCACGATGGATCGCAAGGCCTATGACAAGCTAAAGCGCGGCAAGTTGGCGCCAGAGGCGCGCATCGACCTGCACGGAATGACGGTTGACCGCGCTCATGGGGCGCTATCGGGCTTCATCATGCGCACCCATAGCGACGGCAAGCGGCTGGTGCTGGTCATAACGGGCAAGGGGCGGCGCAGCGACGCAGGCGGCCCGATCCCGGTGCGGCAGGGTGTGCTACGCCATAACGTGCCGCATTGGTTAAGCCTTCCGCCGCTCGCGGGCCTCGTGATGCAGGTCACGAACGCGCATAACCGCCATGGCGGTGGCGGTGCCTACTACGTTTATCTAAGGCGCCCCAGGTAG